The proteins below come from a single Geothermobacter hydrogeniphilus genomic window:
- a CDS encoding NuoI/complex I 23 kDa subunit family protein encodes MIKELIQGLSITFKHLLPGHSTTVQYPKVKLQPSDRFRGLHRLVPSHDRAKCVACYLCPTVCPAKCITVESAENEKGEKYPRVYQIDLLRCIFCGYCVEACPVEAIEMTGNYELANYHRDDFVFDKQRLLNTK; translated from the coding sequence ATGATCAAAGAGCTTATTCAAGGCCTCAGCATTACCTTCAAACATCTTTTGCCCGGCCATTCGACCACCGTGCAGTACCCGAAGGTGAAACTCCAGCCTTCCGACCGTTTCCGCGGTCTGCACCGCCTGGTGCCGAGCCACGACCGCGCCAAGTGTGTGGCCTGCTATCTCTGCCCGACCGTTTGCCCGGCGAAATGCATCACCGTCGAGTCCGCGGAAAACGAGAAGGGTGAGAAATATCCGCGTGTCTACCAGATCGATCTGCTGCGCTGCATCTTCTGCGGTTACTGTGTCGAGGCCTGCCCGGTCGAGGCGATTGAGATGACCGGGAATTACGAACTCGCCAATTACCACCGCGACGACTTCGTGTTCGACAAACAGCGCCTGCTCAATACGAAATAG
- a CDS encoding tetratricopeptide repeat protein, whose protein sequence is MQCPECSAPLSRQARFCDQCGMRLAEHPGFLHQKALDCYHRGLGEEALRNWDLALQAAPDFSMGHYYRGLVLYDRGELLQSVRAFRRALAEQADSFRVHFKLGMALYGLGDLAGSLKSFTRALELNPESAETCYRIGLSQLRSGRFAAARTALQQAVKLNPDYVRALYMIGMTAVQQGDLDAAAGSFRRVVEINPDYTGARFELGMALFKNGAIKEAAEEFDRAVAQNRNFAPGYFMLGECRRRVGQLNEAVAAYGEVLRINPKDAETLFKQAECYNELKQCREARTVLLELLRMVPGHQGAARLLEEIGRRNDIAPDRKKD, encoded by the coding sequence ATGCAGTGTCCCGAGTGCAGTGCTCCATTGAGCCGTCAGGCCAGGTTCTGTGACCAGTGTGGAATGCGGCTGGCGGAGCATCCCGGGTTTCTGCATCAGAAGGCGCTTGACTGTTACCATCGCGGCTTGGGTGAAGAGGCCCTGCGGAACTGGGACCTGGCCCTGCAGGCGGCTCCTGATTTCAGCATGGGGCATTATTACCGGGGTCTTGTACTCTACGACCGTGGTGAACTGCTGCAGTCGGTCAGGGCTTTTCGACGGGCGCTTGCTGAGCAGGCTGACAGCTTCAGGGTGCATTTCAAGCTAGGCATGGCCCTTTACGGCCTGGGTGATCTGGCCGGCAGCCTGAAAAGCTTTACCCGTGCCCTGGAACTCAATCCGGAGAGCGCCGAAACCTGCTATCGGATCGGACTGTCGCAGTTACGCAGCGGCCGGTTTGCCGCGGCCCGCACGGCGCTGCAGCAGGCGGTCAAGTTGAATCCCGATTACGTGCGGGCTCTCTACATGATCGGCATGACGGCGGTGCAGCAGGGGGATCTGGATGCCGCTGCCGGGAGTTTTCGTCGCGTTGTCGAGATCAATCCCGACTATACCGGGGCTCGTTTTGAACTCGGTATGGCCCTTTTCAAAAATGGGGCCATCAAAGAAGCTGCCGAGGAGTTTGACCGGGCCGTTGCCCAGAATAGAAATTTCGCACCGGGATATTTCATGCTCGGTGAATGTCGACGTCGGGTCGGACAATTGAATGAGGCCGTTGCGGCCTATGGCGAGGTGCTTCGCATCAATCCCAAGGATGCGGAAACTCTCTTTAAACAAGCGGAATGCTACAACGAACTCAAGCAATGCCGGGAGGCCCGGACGGTTCTTCTGGAGTTGCTGCGGATGGTTCCAGGACATCAGGGAGCCGCCCGACTGCTTGAGGAGATCGGTCGCCGGAACGATATTGCGCCCGACAGGAAAAAAGACTGA
- a CDS encoding NADH-quinone oxidoreductase subunit C: MSEHPAVAQLKGQFGDKVLKVEEFRGQTSVTVPKEEIVAVCTFLRDSCGYNFLTDLCGVDYLGRTPRFTVVYQLYNIGAHTRLRLKAEVEEGDCRIDTVTGVWSTANWFERECWDLMGIDFVGHPDLRRILLPEDWSGHPLRKDYPVQGPDREPYQGRLS, translated from the coding sequence ATGAGTGAACATCCTGCAGTAGCCCAGCTGAAGGGTCAGTTCGGGGACAAGGTTCTCAAGGTCGAGGAGTTCCGGGGGCAAACCTCGGTGACGGTACCGAAGGAAGAGATTGTGGCGGTCTGCACCTTTCTGCGAGACAGTTGCGGATACAATTTTCTGACCGATCTGTGCGGTGTCGATTATCTTGGTCGGACGCCCCGGTTTACCGTTGTCTATCAACTCTACAACATCGGTGCCCATACCCGCCTGCGTCTGAAGGCTGAGGTTGAGGAGGGCGACTGTCGTATTGATACTGTGACCGGTGTCTGGTCCACCGCCAACTGGTTTGAACGTGAGTGCTGGGATCTTATGGGAATTGATTTCGTCGGTCATCCCGACCTGCGTCGCATTCTGCTCCCCGAGGATTGGAGTGGTCATCCGCTGCGCAAGGATTACCCGGTTCAGGGGCCGGATCGTGAGCCCTATCAGGGCCGTCTTTCCTGA
- the nuoE gene encoding NADH-quinone oxidoreductase subunit NuoE, whose product MSETAEKAAEQEVDLTACNEILDQYQDMQGALMPVLQAIQDHYGYIPEETVHLTADRLNIYASQIYGVLTFYAQFHLEPRGKYIVRVCMGTACHVKGAGRLGDRVKELLGISHAETTEDVKFTCEYVACIGACGMAPVIMVNDATYGSMSVQKLNEVIEKYQKMD is encoded by the coding sequence ATGAGCGAGACTGCTGAAAAGGCTGCCGAGCAGGAAGTCGACCTGACGGCCTGCAACGAGATCCTGGATCAGTACCAGGACATGCAGGGCGCGCTGATGCCGGTGCTGCAGGCGATTCAGGATCACTACGGCTATATTCCGGAAGAAACGGTTCACCTGACGGCTGACCGTCTCAACATCTATGCCAGCCAGATTTACGGCGTGCTGACCTTTTACGCCCAGTTCCACCTGGAACCGCGTGGCAAGTATATCGTCAGGGTCTGCATGGGCACGGCCTGCCACGTCAAGGGGGCGGGCCGCCTGGGCGATCGTGTCAAGGAGCTGCTCGGCATCTCTCATGCCGAAACTACCGAGGATGTCAAGTTCACCTGCGAATACGTCGCCTGTATCGGGGCCTGCGGCATGGCTCCGGTCATCATGGTCAATGATGCGACCTATGGCTCCATGTCAGTGCAGAAGCTGAACGAGGTCATCGAGAAATACCAGAAGATGGACTGA
- the nuoF gene encoding NADH-quinone oxidoreductase subunit NuoF: protein MAENAQNIEVLICTGTGGIASGSLKVAEAFEEEFKKHGIEAKVGKRCEVKKTGCRGLCANDVLVDIMVPGKEGVTYDFVTPELVPQIVEEHIVGGEPVPKKTAGAYYAKFLEKQHRTIFSRCGHIDAESIDDYIANHGFKGIKRAVTMKPEEVIEEVKKSGLRGRGGGGFPTGVKWSFAKGSPGELKYLICNADEGDPGAFMDRSLLEGDPYCIIEGMMVAAYAIGCTYGYVYVRAEYPLAIKRLQMAIDTCVERGILGDNCMGLGFKFNLRIKAGAGAFVCGEETALMASIEGHRGMSRPRPPFPAVRGLWGKPTNINNVETYANVTYILERGADWYASIGTEGTKGTKIFAVTGKVKHTGLVEVPAGVTMREVLYDVCGGILNNRKFKAVQAGGPSGGCLPVEAIDAQVDYDSLIKAGAMMGSGGLVVMDETTCMVDIARFFLTFTRRESCGKCIPCRIGLKIMLEILERICSGEGREGDIELLEDMAYDIKKSSLCGLGQTAPNPVLSTIRYFRHEYEAHIKEKECPAHACKSLLHFKVIDEACKKCGMCKRVCPVDAITWEKGEIAIIDQDKCTQCTSCYDACRFMAID, encoded by the coding sequence ATGGCTGAAAACGCTCAGAATATCGAAGTTCTCATCTGTACCGGCACCGGCGGAATCGCTTCCGGGTCGCTCAAGGTTGCCGAGGCGTTTGAAGAAGAATTCAAGAAACACGGCATTGAGGCGAAGGTCGGCAAGCGGTGTGAGGTGAAGAAAACCGGTTGTCGCGGACTCTGCGCCAATGACGTGCTGGTCGATATCATGGTTCCGGGCAAGGAAGGCGTGACCTACGACTTTGTCACCCCGGAACTGGTGCCGCAGATCGTCGAGGAACATATCGTCGGCGGCGAACCGGTGCCGAAGAAGACCGCCGGAGCTTACTACGCCAAGTTTCTGGAGAAACAGCACCGTACCATTTTCTCCCGTTGCGGACATATCGATGCCGAAAGCATCGATGATTATATTGCCAATCACGGTTTCAAGGGCATCAAGCGGGCTGTCACCATGAAGCCGGAAGAGGTGATCGAGGAAGTCAAGAAGTCGGGCTTGCGCGGTCGCGGCGGCGGCGGGTTTCCGACCGGTGTCAAGTGGTCCTTCGCCAAGGGTTCTCCCGGCGAGTTGAAATACCTGATCTGCAACGCTGACGAGGGCGATCCCGGGGCCTTCATGGACCGTTCCCTGCTGGAAGGTGATCCCTACTGCATCATCGAGGGGATGATGGTGGCAGCCTATGCCATCGGCTGTACCTACGGCTATGTCTATGTCCGTGCCGAGTATCCGCTGGCCATCAAGCGCCTGCAGATGGCGATCGACACCTGTGTCGAACGGGGAATTCTCGGCGACAACTGCATGGGGCTCGGGTTCAAGTTCAACCTGCGCATCAAGGCCGGCGCCGGCGCTTTCGTCTGCGGCGAGGAAACCGCCCTGATGGCGTCCATCGAGGGCCATCGCGGCATGTCCCGTCCCCGCCCGCCCTTCCCGGCGGTAAGGGGCCTGTGGGGCAAGCCGACCAATATCAACAACGTTGAAACCTACGCCAACGTCACCTATATCCTCGAGCGCGGCGCCGACTGGTATGCCTCCATCGGTACCGAGGGCACCAAGGGGACCAAGATCTTCGCCGTCACCGGCAAGGTCAAGCATACCGGCCTGGTCGAGGTTCCGGCCGGGGTCACCATGCGCGAGGTTCTCTACGATGTCTGCGGCGGCATCCTCAATAATCGCAAGTTCAAGGCGGTTCAGGCCGGCGGCCCGTCCGGCGGTTGTCTGCCGGTTGAGGCGATCGACGCTCAGGTCGATTACGATTCACTGATCAAGGCCGGGGCGATGATGGGCTCCGGTGGTCTGGTGGTCATGGACGAGACCACCTGCATGGTCGATATCGCCCGCTTCTTCCTCACGTTCACCCGACGCGAGTCCTGCGGCAAGTGTATCCCCTGTCGCATCGGTCTGAAGATCATGCTGGAGATTCTCGAACGGATCTGTTCCGGTGAAGGCCGTGAAGGGGATATCGAACTGCTGGAGGACATGGCCTACGATATCAAGAAATCATCTCTCTGTGGTCTCGGCCAGACGGCGCCGAACCCGGTGTTGTCGACCATCCGCTATTTCCGCCATGAGTACGAGGCCCACATCAAGGAAAAGGAGTGTCCCGCTCATGCCTGCAAGTCGCTTCTGCATTTCAAGGTCATCGACGAAGCGTGCAAGAAGTGCGGCATGTGCAAGCGGGTCTGTCCGGTGGACGCCATCACCTGGGAAAAGGGTGAGATTGCGATCATTGATCAGGACAAGTGTACGCAGTGCACTTCCTGCTACGACGCCTGCCGCTTCATGGCAATTGATTAA
- the nuoG gene encoding NADH-quinone oxidoreductase subunit NuoG, with translation MVNLTIDGTQVTVPKSFTIYQAAEQIGIKIPVLCYAKKLLPFGACRVCLVEVEQMKGRLIPSCTTPVTEGMVVTTSSDEILKVRKTVLEFLLVNHVIECPVCDKGGECELQDLTYELEVVTNRFVGEKFDHPTDESNPFIERNMNRCVLCGRCVRVCDEIVSYGSYSFVERGFETKIATAFDRGLDCEFCGQCVSMCPVGALLPRPFKFKARPWQLKHVDSVCGYCGNGCTVTLGVKDNQVQTIRFNDKNGVNDGNLCIRGRFGYSYVNSDQRLTRPLVRKNGELVEADWEEALTAVAEGMSRDRGTGIISGGRLSNEEFLLLKEVAAAAGTTNLDHSGGECYKGLTEGVQQVLGLSASTGTFPQVEDADVILSIRSDFYETHPVFGMVVNQAVKRAGAKLLVVSDKKGKFAKLPNAETLLGKPGTEVNILNAICAALLESGKAVTEGVAGLDELKQALTDYAPSRVAEQTGVSVEAIEAAAEQLAAAEKGAILLGYGLSYTANSRELGIAAANLALLSGLADQDEAGLYVCGEKANSQGAIDLGILPGEGGLGVQAMLDAAAKGSLGALYIVGEDPLTSFPDGARVEAALKGAEFVVVQDLFLSPTAQAADVVLPAASFAEKDGTFTNAERRIQRLRAGIKSPGEALTDFAIFVSLLEKLGATAPVANPSDAFNNLGRLNEAYAGIDLNAIGPQGVVWGGEHLQPKVRNLVPVSGCDPLTTRFQLITGSALYHSGTTTTHAKGPLEAVPEPYVELSREDAAELQLAEGDLLRIKGNGAEISLKAKIGARLPKGVLFAPNHFPGTGLNRLYKGEAAVVVELNK, from the coding sequence ATGGTTAATCTGACAATCGACGGTACGCAGGTCACGGTTCCGAAGAGCTTCACCATCTACCAGGCCGCCGAACAGATCGGGATCAAAATCCCGGTGCTCTGCTATGCCAAGAAATTACTCCCCTTCGGGGCCTGCCGGGTTTGTCTGGTCGAGGTTGAGCAGATGAAGGGACGCCTTATCCCCTCCTGCACGACACCGGTTACCGAGGGGATGGTGGTGACGACCAGTTCGGATGAAATCCTCAAGGTCCGCAAGACGGTGCTCGAGTTCCTGCTGGTCAACCATGTGATTGAATGCCCGGTTTGCGACAAGGGTGGTGAGTGTGAACTGCAGGATCTGACCTACGAACTCGAGGTTGTCACCAATCGTTTTGTCGGGGAAAAATTCGATCATCCGACGGATGAAAGCAACCCCTTCATTGAACGCAATATGAACCGTTGTGTCCTCTGCGGTCGTTGCGTGCGGGTTTGCGATGAGATCGTTTCCTACGGGTCCTACTCCTTTGTCGAGCGTGGGTTCGAAACCAAAATCGCTACTGCTTTTGATCGTGGACTGGATTGCGAATTCTGTGGTCAGTGCGTTTCGATGTGTCCGGTCGGTGCGCTGTTGCCGCGGCCTTTCAAGTTCAAGGCGCGTCCCTGGCAGCTCAAGCACGTCGACTCGGTCTGCGGTTATTGCGGTAACGGTTGTACTGTCACCCTCGGCGTCAAGGACAACCAGGTCCAGACCATCCGCTTCAATGACAAGAATGGTGTCAATGACGGTAACCTCTGTATTCGCGGTCGCTTCGGTTATTCCTATGTCAACAGCGATCAACGCCTGACCAGGCCTCTGGTACGCAAAAATGGCGAACTGGTTGAAGCTGACTGGGAAGAAGCTCTGACGGCGGTTGCCGAGGGCATGAGCCGCGACAGGGGGACGGGGATTATTTCCGGTGGGCGTCTTAGTAACGAGGAGTTCCTGCTGCTGAAAGAGGTTGCCGCTGCCGCCGGCACCACCAACCTCGATCATTCCGGCGGGGAATGCTACAAGGGATTGACCGAGGGGGTACAGCAGGTTCTTGGTCTCAGTGCTTCGACCGGCACCTTCCCGCAGGTCGAAGATGCCGATGTCATTCTCAGTATCCGTTCCGACTTCTATGAAACCCACCCGGTGTTCGGCATGGTTGTCAATCAGGCCGTCAAGCGCGCCGGAGCCAAGTTGCTGGTGGTGAGCGACAAGAAGGGCAAGTTCGCCAAACTGCCGAATGCCGAAACCCTGCTTGGCAAGCCGGGTACCGAGGTCAATATCCTCAATGCCATCTGCGCGGCACTGCTGGAGTCGGGCAAGGCGGTCACTGAAGGTGTTGCCGGACTGGATGAGTTGAAGCAGGCACTGACTGACTATGCGCCGTCCAGAGTCGCCGAGCAGACCGGGGTTTCGGTCGAGGCGATCGAGGCTGCTGCCGAGCAGCTGGCCGCAGCTGAAAAGGGCGCCATCCTGCTTGGTTACGGTCTGTCTTATACTGCAAACAGCAGGGAACTTGGAATTGCCGCTGCCAACCTGGCGCTTCTCTCCGGTCTCGCCGACCAGGACGAGGCGGGTCTCTACGTCTGCGGCGAGAAGGCCAACAGCCAGGGGGCCATCGATCTCGGTATTCTCCCCGGGGAGGGTGGTCTCGGTGTTCAGGCGATGCTGGATGCCGCCGCCAAGGGGAGCCTCGGTGCCCTGTATATCGTCGGCGAGGATCCGCTGACCAGTTTCCCGGATGGTGCCAGGGTTGAAGCGGCGCTCAAGGGGGCCGAGTTCGTGGTTGTTCAGGACCTGTTCCTGTCACCGACCGCGCAGGCTGCCGACGTCGTGCTGCCGGCTGCCTCCTTCGCAGAAAAGGACGGTACCTTCACCAACGCCGAACGGCGGATTCAGCGCCTGCGGGCCGGTATCAAGAGTCCCGGTGAGGCGCTCACGGATTTTGCCATTTTTGTGTCCCTGCTGGAAAAACTGGGTGCGACAGCTCCCGTAGCAAACCCGAGCGATGCTTTTAACAATCTCGGGAGGCTCAATGAAGCCTATGCCGGTATCGATCTGAATGCCATCGGTCCGCAGGGGGTTGTCTGGGGTGGAGAGCATCTGCAGCCGAAGGTGCGCAACCTGGTGCCGGTCAGCGGTTGTGACCCGCTCACGACGCGTTTCCAGCTGATCACCGGCAGTGCTCTTTATCATTCGGGCACCACGACGACTCACGCCAAGGGCCCTCTCGAAGCGGTTCCGGAACCGTACGTCGAACTGAGTCGTGAGGATGCCGCCGAATTGCAGCTGGCAGAAGGTGACCTGCTGAGAATCAAGGGGAACGGGGCCGAGATCAGTCTCAAGGCCAAGATCGGCGCCCGGCTGCCCAAGGGGGTTCTCTTTGCCCCCAATCATTTCCCCGGTACCGGTCTGAACCGCCTGTACAAGGGAGAAGCCGCGGTAGTTGTTGAACTGAACAAGTAG
- the nuoD gene encoding NADH dehydrogenase (quinone) subunit D codes for MAKTETMTINMGPQHPSTHGVLQLVLELDGEIVRKITPHIGFLHRGVEKLAEHRTYHQVLPLTDRLDYLAPMHNNLGYVLAVEKLLGIDDQIPERANAVRVLMAELTRIKSHLVWLATHALDIGAMTVFLYCFRERERIMDFYEKISGARMTSNYFRVGGLSSDLPDGIEKEIRAFIDEMPGHVDTYEGLLSGNVIWQKRVMGVGVIEAKDAIDIGLTGPALRASGVDWDLRRDQSYCDYDKYDFQVITGKDGDTWTRYKCRLDEIRESCKIVRQVLDGLKPGPILADCPKVCLPPKKDVVNTIEGLIHHFKIITEGFKPEPGEVYVGVENPKGEVGYYLVSDGSPHPYRMKIRPASFVNLQALPQMAEGAMIADVIAIIGTLDVVLGEIDR; via the coding sequence ATGGCGAAAACCGAAACAATGACCATCAATATGGGCCCTCAGCATCCGTCGACTCACGGCGTGTTGCAGCTGGTGCTTGAGTTGGATGGCGAAATTGTCCGCAAGATAACTCCGCATATCGGCTTTCTGCATCGCGGGGTCGAAAAACTGGCGGAACATCGTACCTATCATCAGGTGCTGCCCCTTACTGACCGGCTTGATTATCTGGCTCCGATGCACAACAACCTCGGTTATGTCCTGGCGGTTGAAAAGCTGCTCGGCATCGATGATCAGATTCCCGAGCGGGCCAATGCGGTGCGCGTGTTGATGGCTGAGTTGACCCGTATCAAGAGCCATCTCGTCTGGCTTGCGACCCACGCTCTCGATATCGGAGCCATGACCGTGTTTCTCTATTGCTTCCGCGAGCGGGAGCGGATCATGGATTTCTACGAGAAAATTTCCGGCGCCCGGATGACGTCGAACTATTTTCGCGTCGGCGGCCTCTCCAGCGACCTTCCGGACGGAATCGAGAAGGAGATACGGGCCTTCATCGATGAGATGCCGGGTCATGTCGATACCTATGAAGGGCTGCTTTCCGGCAACGTAATCTGGCAGAAACGTGTCATGGGCGTCGGTGTGATCGAAGCCAAGGATGCCATCGATATCGGCCTGACTGGTCCGGCGCTGCGTGCCTCGGGTGTCGATTGGGATCTGCGTCGTGATCAGAGCTACTGTGATTATGACAAGTATGATTTTCAGGTTATCACCGGCAAGGACGGGGACACCTGGACCCGGTACAAGTGTCGGCTTGATGAGATCCGTGAATCATGCAAAATTGTTCGCCAGGTTCTCGACGGTCTCAAGCCGGGGCCGATACTCGCCGACTGTCCGAAGGTCTGCCTGCCGCCGAAGAAGGATGTCGTCAATACCATTGAGGGCCTGATTCACCACTTCAAGATCATTACCGAGGGTTTCAAGCCGGAACCGGGTGAAGTCTATGTCGGGGTGGAGAACCCCAAGGGTGAGGTTGGCTATTACCTGGTTTCGGATGGTTCCCCGCACCCCTATCGGATGAAGATCCGGCCCGCCTCCTTTGTCAATCTGCAGGCCCTGCCGCAGATGGCTGAGGGCGCGATGATTGCGGACGTTATCGCCATCATCGGTACTCTTGACGTCGTTCTCGGCGAAATCGACCGTTAA
- a CDS encoding NADH-quinone oxidoreductase subunit B, protein MGVEQTLGNNVITTSLDKLVNWSRAKSLWPMTFGLACCAIEMMAAGAARFDLDRFGVLFRASPRQSDCIIIAGTVTQKMLPVIKTVYEQMPEPKYVIAMGACACSGGIFDTYSTVQGIDTALPVDVYVPGCPPRPEGLLYGIMKLQDKIMKERNSFGEAIGVGERISQA, encoded by the coding sequence ATGGGAGTAGAGCAGACTCTCGGCAATAACGTTATCACCACCTCGTTGGATAAGTTGGTCAACTGGTCGCGCGCCAAGTCGCTGTGGCCGATGACCTTCGGTCTGGCCTGTTGTGCGATTGAGATGATGGCGGCCGGCGCGGCCCGTTTTGACCTTGACCGTTTCGGGGTTCTGTTCCGGGCTTCGCCCCGGCAGTCCGACTGTATCATTATCGCCGGTACGGTGACCCAGAAGATGCTGCCGGTTATCAAGACGGTCTATGAGCAGATGCCTGAGCCGAAATATGTTATCGCCATGGGTGCCTGTGCCTGTTCCGGAGGTATTTTTGATACCTACAGTACGGTGCAGGGAATTGATACCGCCCTGCCGGTTGACGTCTATGTGCCTGGATGTCCCCCGCGTCCTGAGGGGTTGCTGTATGGCATCATGAAGCTCCAGGACAAGATCATGAAGGAGCGCAATTCCTTCGGCGAAGCCATCGGTGTCGGTGAGCGGATCAGTCAGGCCTGA
- the nuoK gene encoding NADH-quinone oxidoreductase subunit NuoK has translation MITVNHYLVLSAILFALGTFGVLTRRNAIVIFMCIELMLNAVNLSFIALSHHLGNLDGQIFVFFVMTVAAAEAAVGLALMITFFRNRESIEVDDISMLKW, from the coding sequence ATGATTACCGTAAATCATTACCTGGTATTGAGCGCGATTCTGTTTGCCCTGGGCACTTTCGGAGTGCTTACCCGGCGCAACGCCATCGTCATTTTCATGTGCATCGAGCTGATGCTCAACGCGGTCAACCTCTCATTCATTGCCCTGTCGCACCACCTGGGCAACCTTGACGGTCAGATCTTCGTCTTCTTCGTCATGACCGTGGCAGCTGCCGAGGCAGCCGTTGGCCTGGCCCTGATGATCACCTTCTTCCGCAATCGGGAGAGTATCGAGGTCGACGATATCAGCATGCTCAAGTGGTAG
- the nuoH gene encoding NADH-quinone oxidoreductase subunit NuoH translates to MELLSLSNAPLLFIAAMMIKILVVFGVTMGIVAYATWVERKVIGHMQTRLGPTLTGPMGLLQPIADGIKLFFKEDIIPTEASKIPFVLAPMMILIPSLITMAVIPFGSDMQFTAGGKTYIIPLQITDLNIGILYILAMSGLGVYGITLAGWSSNSKYSLIGGIRASAQMISYELAAGLSIIAVFMLSETLSMREIVAQQSGSIFDWYVWKQPLAFLLFMITGTAEINRTPFDMPEAESELVSGFCTEYSSMKYALFFMAEYANMVVIAGIIATLFLGGWSGPTPWGPVNLLGKIFGFMFFLMWIRATFPRVRYDQLMKLGWKVLLPLALANIVVTGLVVVLAQ, encoded by the coding sequence ATGGAACTGTTGAGCCTATCGAACGCACCGCTGCTGTTTATTGCCGCCATGATGATCAAAATCCTGGTGGTCTTCGGGGTGACCATGGGTATTGTGGCCTACGCGACCTGGGTTGAGCGTAAGGTCATCGGCCACATGCAGACCCGGCTTGGGCCGACCCTGACCGGCCCGATGGGGCTTTTGCAGCCGATTGCCGACGGCATCAAGCTGTTTTTCAAGGAGGATATCATCCCCACCGAGGCCAGCAAGATCCCCTTCGTACTGGCTCCGATGATGATCCTGATTCCTTCACTGATTACGATGGCGGTCATTCCGTTCGGCAGTGACATGCAGTTTACCGCCGGCGGCAAGACCTACATTATCCCGCTGCAGATCACCGATCTGAATATCGGTATCCTATATATTCTTGCTATGTCCGGGCTCGGAGTTTACGGCATTACGCTTGCCGGCTGGTCGTCCAACAGCAAGTATTCCCTGATCGGCGGAATCCGTGCTTCGGCGCAGATGATTTCCTATGAACTGGCCGCCGGACTCTCCATCATTGCCGTCTTCATGCTCTCTGAAACCTTGAGCATGCGCGAGATTGTTGCTCAGCAGAGTGGCTCGATTTTTGACTGGTATGTCTGGAAGCAGCCGCTGGCATTTCTGCTTTTCATGATTACCGGGACTGCTGAAATCAACCGGACCCCGTTCGATATGCCGGAGGCCGAATCGGAGTTGGTATCCGGTTTCTGTACCGAATATTCGTCGATGAAGTATGCCCTGTTCTTTATGGCGGAATACGCCAACATGGTGGTCATTGCCGGCATCATCGCCACCCTGTTTCTCGGCGGCTGGTCAGGGCCGACTCCCTGGGGTCCGGTCAACCTGCTCGGCAAGATATTCGGTTTCATGTTCTTCCTGATGTGGATTCGTGCCACCTTCCCGCGTGTGCGTTACGACCAGTTGATGAAGTTGGGCTGGAAGGTACTGCTGCCGCTGGCTCTGGCCAATATCGTTGTGACCGGCCTGGTCGTTGTCCTGGCGCAGTAA
- a CDS encoding NADH-quinone oxidoreductase subunit A, with amino-acid sequence MLDSYLPIIVLIVIALAFAVGTIVMSHLIGHRKPSAVKLAPYECGMPLVGSARERLSIKFYIIAMLFIVFDIEAVFLYPWAVVFKRLGMFGFAEMGVFIFILLVGYVYVWKKGALEWE; translated from the coding sequence ATGTTGGACAGTTATTTACCGATTATTGTTCTTATTGTCATTGCTCTGGCTTTTGCCGTCGGGACGATCGTTATGTCGCACCTGATCGGCCACAGGAAGCCGAGCGCTGTCAAGCTTGCGCCGTACGAGTGCGGCATGCCTCTGGTGGGCAGCGCTCGGGAGCGCCTCTCGATCAAGTTCTACATCATTGCGATGCTTTTTATCGTTTTTGATATCGAGGCGGTTTTTCTCTATCCCTGGGCGGTGGTCTTCAAGAGGCTCGGGATGTTCGGGTTTGCTGAGATGGGTGTTTTTATTTTCATCCTGCTGGTCGGCTACGTCTATGTCTGGAAAAAAGGAGCTTTGGAATGGGAGTAG
- a CDS encoding NADH-quinone oxidoreductase subunit J, with product MQVLFFYLVALVTVISGVIVVAAKSPVNSALALVNTFFCLAVFYVMLSAPFMAAIQIMVYAGAIMVLILFVIMLLNMGVEPFKKFTHVTWGVVAGSLVLMLTLFFISRGQPTKVVGAITRDVILKEGHTELIGKSLFVNFLLPFEITSILLLVAIIGAVILAKKEV from the coding sequence ATGCAAGTACTTTTCTTTTATCTCGTGGCCCTGGTTACCGTTATTTCCGGTGTGATTGTCGTCGCCGCCAAAAGTCCGGTGAACAGCGCTCTCGCTCTGGTCAACACCTTTTTCTGCCTGGCGGTTTTCTACGTCATGCTCAGTGCGCCCTTCATGGCCGCGATACAGATCATGGTCTATGCCGGAGCCATCATGGTCCTGATCCTGTTTGTCATCATGCTGCTGAATATGGGGGTCGAACCGTTCAAGAAATTCACCCACGTGACCTGGGGTGTGGTGGCCGGGTCGCTGGTGCTGATGTTGACCCTGTTTTTCATTTCTCGGGGACAGCCGACCAAGGTTGTCGGCGCCATAACCCGTGATGTCATTCTCAAGGAGGGGCATACCGAACTGATCGGCAAGAGCTTGTTCGTCAATTTCCTGCTCCCCTTCGAAATTACCTCGATCCTGCTGCTGGTGGCCATTATCGGCGCGGTGATCCTGGCTAAAAAAGAAGTTTGA